In one window of Calypte anna isolate BGI_N300 chromosome 1, bCalAnn1_v1.p, whole genome shotgun sequence DNA:
- the LOC115600412 gene encoding histone H3, giving the protein MARTKQTARKSTGGKAPRKQLATKAARKSAPATGGVKKPHRYRPGTVALREIRRYQKSTELLIRKLPFQRLVREIAQDFKTDLRFQSSAVMALQEASEAYLVGLFEDTNLCAIHAKRVTIMPKDIQLARRIRGERA; this is encoded by the coding sequence ATGGCCCGTACGAAGCAGACCGCGCGTAAATCGACAGGCGGGAAGGCGCCCCGCAAGCAGTTGGCCACCAAGGCAGCCCGCAAGAGCGCGCCGGCCACAGGCGGCGTGAAGAAGCCGCACCGGTACCGTCCCGGCACGGTGGCGCTGCGCGAGATTCGGCGCTACCAGAAGTCGACGGAGCTGCTGATCCGCAAGCTGCCGTTCCAGCGGCTGGTGCGGGAGATCGCGCAGGACTTCAAGACGGACCTGCGGTTCCAGAGCTCTGCGGTGATGGCGCTGCAGGAGGCGAGCGAGGCCTACCTGGTGGGGCTCTTCGAGGACACCAACCTGTGCGCCATCCACGCCAAGCGCGTCACCATCATGCCCAAGGACATCCAGCTGGCCCGGCGCATCCGCGGCGAGCGCGCCTGA
- the LOC103531187 gene encoding histone H1, which yields MSETAPVAAPAVSAPGGKAAAKKPKKAAGASKARKPAGPSVTELITKAVSASKERKGLSLAALKKALAAGGYDVEKNNSRIKLGLKSLVSKGTLVQTKGTGASGSFKLNKKPGETKEKATKKKPAGKPKKPAAKKPASAAKKPKKAAAVKKSPKKAKKPAAAAAKKAAKSPKKAAKAGRPKKAAKSPAKAKAVKPKAAKPKAAKPKAAKAKKAAPKKK from the coding sequence ATGTCGGAGACCGCGCCTGTTGCCGCTCCCGCTGTCTCAGCTCCCGGTGGCAAGGCCGCCGCCAAGAAGCCGAAGAAAGCAGCCGGCGCCTCCAAAGCTCGCAAGCCCGCCGGCCCCAGCGTCACCGAGCTGATCACCAAGGCTGTGTCTGCCTCCAAGGAGCGCAAGGGGCTCTCTCTCGCCGCTCTCAAGAAGGCGCTGGCCGCCGGAGGCTACGATGTGGAGAAGAACAACAGCCGCATCAAGCTGGGGCTTAAGAGCCTCGTCAGCAAGGGCACCCTGGTGCAGACCAAGGGCACCGGTGCCTCCGGTTCTTTCAAATTAAACAAGAAACCGGGTGAGACAAAGGAGAAAGCAACTAAGAAAAAACCAGCAGGCAAGCCGAAGAAGCCCGCGGCTAAGAAACCCGCCAGCGCGGCCAAGAAACCCAAGAAAGCGGCAGCAGTGAAGAAAAGTCCTAAGAAAGCGAAGAAGCCGGCAGCTGCTGCGGCTAAAAAGGCAGCCAAAAGCCCGAAGAAAGCCGCCAAAGCAGGTCGTCCAAAGAAGGCAGCAAAGAGCCCGGCCAAGGCAAAGGCAGTGAAGCCCAAAGCAGCCAAGCCTAAGGCGGCCAAGCCCAAAGCAGCTAAGGCAAAGAAGGCGGCGCCCAAGAAGAAGTAA
- the LOC103531167 gene encoding histone H2B 1/2/3/4/6 has product MPEPAKSAPAPKKGSKKAVTKTQKKGDKKRKKSRKESYSIYVYKVLKQVHPDTGISSKAMGIMNSFVNDIFERIAGEASRLAHYNKRSTITSREIQTAVRLLLPGELAKHAVSEGTKAVTKYTSSK; this is encoded by the coding sequence ATGCCTGAGCCAGCTAAGTCCGCCCCCGCGCCCAAGAAGGGCTCCAAGAAAGCCGTCACCAAGACGCAGAAGAAAGGTGACAAGAAACGTAAGAAGAGCCGCAAGGAGAGCTACTCGATCTACGTGTACAAGGTGCTGAAGCAGGTGCACCCCGACACGGGCATCTCGTCGAAGGCCATGGGCATCATGAACTCCTTCGTCAACGACATCTTCGAGCGCATCGCCGGGGAGGCCTCTCGCCTGGCGCACTACAACAAGCGCTCTACTATCACCTCGCGGGAGATCCAGACGGCAGtgcggctgctgctgcccgGCGAGCTGGCCAAGCACGCAGTCTCCGAGGGCACCAAGGCTGTCACCAAGTACACCAGCTCCAAGTAG
- the LOC103531178 gene encoding uncharacterized protein LOC103531178, translating to MSGRGKGGKGLGKGGAKRHRKVLRDNIQGITKPAIRRLARRGGVKRISGLIYEETRGVLKVFLENVIRDAVTYTEHAKRKTVTAMDVVYALKRQGRTLYGFGGSAVMPLSAEKRSVQAAYACSEAAATQLSRGIVVALKRAFGLGGGRAGDSGALAADAPGQLDVLGHDGDALGVDGAQVGVLEEPHQRRISRSATVPGRYRCGFFTPPVAGALLRAALVANCLRGAFPPVDLRAVCFVRAITTTSGARLGDMARTKQTARKSTGGKAPRKQLATKAARKSAPATGGVKKPHRYRPGTVALREIRRYQKSTELLIRKLPFQRLVREIAQDFKTDLRFQSSAVMALQEASEAYLVGLFEDTNLCAIHAKRVTIMPKDIQLARRIRGERA from the exons ATGTCTGGTAGAGGTAAGGGCGGGAAGGGGCTCGGTAAAGGAGGTGCTAAGCGTCACCGCAAGGTGCTGCGCGACAATATCCAGGGCATTACTAAGCCGGCTATCCGCCGCCTGGCTCGGCGTGGCGGCGTGAAGCGCATCTCGGGCTTGATCTACGAGGAGACGCGCGGCGTGCTGAAGGTGTTTCTGGAGAACGTGATTCGCGACGCTGTTACCTACACCGAGCACGCCAAGAGGAAGACCGTGACGGCCATGGACGTAGTGTACGCGCTTAAGCGCCAGGGACGTACCCTCTACGGCTTCGGTGGTT CAGCAGTGATGCCTTTGAGCGCGGAAAAGCGCTCAGTACAGGCTGCCTACGCttgctcagaagcagcagcGACACAGCTCTCTCGTGGCATTGTGGTGGCTCTTAAAAGAGCCTTTGGGTTGGGTGGCGGCAGGGCAGGGGACTCAGGCGCGCTCGCCGCGGATGCGCCGGGCCAGCTGGATGTCCTTGGGCATGATGGTGACGCGCTTGGCGTGGATGGCGCACAGGTTGGTGTCCTCGAAGAGCCCCACCAG CGCCGAATCTCGCGCAGCGCCACCGTGCCGGGACGGTACCGGTGCGGCTTCTTCACGCCGCCTGTGGCCGGCGCGCTCTTGCGGGCTGCCTTGGTGGCCAACTGCTTGCGGGGCGCCTTCCCGCCTGTCGATTTACGCGCGGTCTGCTTCGTACGGGCCATTACAACGACCTCTG GCGCGCGATTAGGAGACATGGCCCGTACGAAGCAGACCGCGCGTAAATCGACAGGCGGGAAGGCGCCCCGCAAGCAGTTGGCCACCAAGGCAGCCCGCAAGAGCGCGCCGGCCACGGGCGGCGTGAAGAAGCCGCACCGGTACCGTCCCGGCACGGTGGCGCTGCGCGAGATTCGGCGCTACCAGAAGTCGACGGAGCTGCTGATCCGCAAGCTGCCGTTCCAGCGGCTGGTGCGGGAGATCGCGCAGGACTTCAAGACGGACCTGCGGTTCCAGAGCTCTGCGGTGATGGCGCTGCAGGAGGCGAGCGAGGCCTACCTGGTGGGGCTCTTCGAGGACACCAACCTGTGCGCCATCCACGCCAAGCGCGTCACCATCATGCCCAAGGACATCCAGCTGGCCCGGCGCATCCGCGGCGAGCGCGCCTGA
- the LOC103531208 gene encoding histone H2B 8, with amino-acid sequence MPEPAKSAPAPKKGSKKAVTKTQKKGDKKRRKTRKESYSIYVYKVLKQVHPDTGISSKAMGIMNSFVNDIFERIAGEASRLAHYNKRSTITSREIQTAVRLLLPGELAKHAVSEGTKAVTKYTSSK; translated from the coding sequence ATGCCGGAACCAGCTAAATCCGCTCCTGCTCCTAAGAAGGGCTCCAAGAAAGCCGTCACCAAGACGCAGAAGAAGGGAGATAAGAAGCGTAGAAAGACAAGAAAGGAGAGCTACTCGATTTACGTGTACAAGGTGTTGAAGCAGGTGCACCCCGACACGGGCATCTCGTCGAAGGCCATGGGCATCATGAACTCCTTCGTCAACGACATCTTCGAGCGCATCGCCGGGGAGGCCTCTCGCCTGGCGCACTACAACAAGCGCTCTACTATCACCTCGCGGGAGATCCAGACGGCAGtgcggctgctgctgcccgGCGAGCTGGCCAAGCACGCAGTCTCCGAGGGCACCAAGGCTGTCACCAAGTACACCAGCTCCAAGTAG